Proteins encoded together in one Mycobacterium simiae window:
- a CDS encoding TetR family transcriptional regulator, translating to MREGGIDAISMRSVAGRLGVTPAAGVLPIGNKDALLDAVAEHLLDDLAPRLERAGDGRFRRDASSAQHHIDAGPGRAGR from the coding sequence ATGCGGGAAGGCGGCATCGATGCGATCAGCATGCGCAGCGTGGCCGGCCGCTTGGGCGTCACACCCGCCGCCGGTGTACTCCCGATCGGCAACAAGGACGCGCTGCTCGACGCGGTCGCCGAGCACCTGTTGGACGACCTGGCGCCCCGGCTGGAGCGCGCGGGCGACGGTCGGTTTCGTCGGGATGCATCATCCGCCCAGCACCACATCGACGCGGGCCCGGGTCGGGCTGGCCGGTAG
- a CDS encoding response regulator, whose product MVTVFLVDDHEVVRRGLADLLASDSELEIIGDAGSVAEAMVRIPALKPDVAVLDVRLPDGNGIELCRELLSELPDLRCLMLTSFTSDEAMLEAILAGASGYVVKDIRGMELAQAIKDVGAGKSLLDNRAAAALMAKLRGNAQPPDPLSGLTERERTLLGLLSEGLTNKQIAARMFLAEKTVKNYVSRLLAKLGMERRTQAAVFASKLDQRSTKPMSP is encoded by the coding sequence ATGGTCACGGTTTTCCTGGTGGACGACCATGAGGTCGTCCGTCGCGGCCTGGCCGACCTGCTGGCGTCGGACTCCGAACTCGAAATCATCGGTGATGCGGGCTCGGTGGCGGAGGCGATGGTCCGCATCCCGGCGCTCAAACCCGACGTCGCGGTGCTCGACGTTCGGCTTCCCGACGGAAACGGAATCGAGTTGTGCCGGGAGCTGCTGTCCGAGCTTCCCGACCTGCGCTGCTTGATGCTGACGTCGTTCACTTCCGACGAGGCGATGCTCGAAGCGATCCTGGCCGGTGCTAGCGGCTACGTCGTCAAGGACATCCGGGGCATGGAGCTGGCCCAGGCGATCAAGGATGTCGGCGCCGGCAAATCGCTGCTGGACAACCGGGCCGCGGCGGCACTGATGGCAAAGCTGCGCGGCAACGCCCAACCGCCGGACCCACTGTCCGGGCTGACCGAACGGGAACGAACCCTGCTGGGGCTGCTCAGCGAGGGGTTGACCAACAAACAGATCGCCGCCCGGATGTTTCTGGCGGAGAAAACCGTCAAGAACTACGTGTCGCGGTTGCTGGCCAAGCTGGGCATGGAACGGCGCACCCAGGCGGCGGTGTTCGCCTCAAAATTGGATCAGCGCTCTACCAAGCCGATGTCGCCATAA
- a CDS encoding universal stress protein, translating into MSQLHCKSVVVGVDGSRSAINAATWAIDEAISREMPLRLVYVIPREEGVTGQPSDWEVERGDRALGQAEGAVQATGKPVEIETALLSGDPEEVLINESQDAALVCAGISSHIWGTEGSLGSTAAALAAGAHCPVALIRGDAAESPARGVITVVLNDEPDNDAVVHRAMEEGRLRKATVRQIDRRRNSWVRRYPDVHVEVVAGGTGVTFDESHDSTVDLAVVGRADADTIAALGELNCHPIPGYPDCSVLLVRQ; encoded by the coding sequence ATGAGCCAATTGCACTGCAAGTCGGTGGTCGTCGGCGTCGACGGTTCGCGCTCCGCGATCAACGCCGCCACGTGGGCCATCGACGAGGCGATCAGCCGCGAGATGCCGCTGCGTCTGGTGTACGTGATCCCGCGGGAAGAAGGTGTGACCGGGCAACCCTCCGACTGGGAGGTCGAGCGCGGCGATCGGGCTCTGGGCCAGGCCGAGGGCGCCGTGCAAGCCACCGGCAAACCGGTCGAGATCGAAACAGCCCTGCTCTCAGGCGATCCAGAAGAGGTGCTGATCAACGAATCACAGGACGCCGCCCTGGTCTGCGCGGGTATCAGCAGCCACATATGGGGCACCGAGGGGTCGTTGGGATCCACGGCCGCGGCGTTAGCGGCCGGCGCGCACTGCCCGGTGGCCCTGATCCGCGGCGACGCGGCCGAATCACCAGCACGTGGCGTGATCACCGTTGTGCTCAATGACGAACCCGACAACGACGCGGTGGTACACCGCGCCATGGAGGAGGGTCGGCTGCGCAAAGCCACTGTGCGCCAAATCGATCGGCGACGTAACAGTTGGGTCCGACGCTATCCGGACGTCCACGTCGAGGTGGTTGCGGGGGGCACCGGCGTCACGTTTGACGAGAGCCACGACAGCACAGTCGACCTCGCCGTGGTGGGCCGCGCCGACGCCGACACGATTGCCGCGCTCGGCGAACTGAATTGCCATCCGATTCCGGGCTATCCCGACTGCTCGGTCCTGTTGGTCCGGCAGTAA
- a CDS encoding TetR/AcrR family transcriptional regulator, translating into MAKPLIPADDILRHALQLLDNEGIEALSVRRLSAALKISPRTLYQQVGNREALIRALVARHFAQLKLDFKEYDTWESTALHWCLALHRALCSHPYLTELMTIDDRSAVTDYVNALLKATLQEGIPGPLASECCRGLAHMTINHSIVEVRALREPQRSAAETAKIEQNFPRLVEWVIAGVRAEAADSTRARRSS; encoded by the coding sequence ATGGCCAAGCCGCTGATCCCGGCCGACGACATCCTGCGCCACGCCCTGCAGCTGCTGGATAACGAAGGGATCGAAGCGCTGTCCGTGCGGCGGTTGTCGGCCGCGCTCAAGATCTCGCCGCGGACGCTGTATCAGCAGGTCGGTAATCGGGAAGCGTTGATCCGAGCGCTGGTCGCTCGACACTTCGCGCAGTTGAAGCTCGACTTCAAGGAATACGACACCTGGGAGTCGACCGCGCTGCACTGGTGTTTGGCGTTGCACCGTGCGCTGTGCTCGCATCCCTACCTGACCGAGCTGATGACGATCGACGACCGCAGCGCCGTGACGGACTACGTCAACGCGCTCCTGAAAGCGACTCTGCAGGAAGGCATTCCGGGTCCATTGGCCTCCGAATGCTGTCGCGGCCTGGCGCACATGACGATCAACCATTCCATCGTCGAGGTCCGGGCGTTGCGTGAGCCGCAGCGCTCGGCGGCGGAGACGGCCAAGATCGAGCAGAACTTTCCGCGGCTTGTCGAATGGGTGATCGCCGGGGTGCGGGCCGAAGCGGCCGACTCGACGAGGGCGCGACGGTCATCCTGA
- a CDS encoding sensor histidine kinase, which produces MHEQLDELLASRDQMEQLLQIIVEIGSDLDLDATLRRIVLSARNLTAAPYAALAIRDSEGALISFLHDGIDPDLARKIGNLPVGKGILSLSMLDTPALRLDDLSTHPAAVGFPEHHPSMRAFLAVPITIRGAVFGNLYLTHDDPERVFSESDEVAARALAFAAAVAIDNARVFERERTSVKWMDASREITTALLSSVDSRTTPLQLIAERACALTDAEQAIVLVPADADLPTEETDTLVVSTAVGLNAAEVVGQRVPVDGSTSGSVFRSGTPLITEVMSYPIQAFTDVGQRSAIVMPLRAHDEVAGVIAVARNAEHPPFDSSYLGLVSDFATHAALALMLAEGREHSRQLSIVAERERIAHDLHDHVIQRLFAAGMDLQGTVARVRSAEISERLNRTLDDLQTIIEEIRTTIFQLKSPLGGDGGFRNRIQRVVADLTGTRDIVTTVRMHGPMAAVGGELAEHAEAVTAEAVSNAVRHSGATRLTVEVSVADMLTVEVVDNGCGIPADNPRRSGLANLSYRADQVGGSCAVTTSPGGGTSVRWTAPLADH; this is translated from the coding sequence ATGCACGAGCAACTGGACGAGTTGCTGGCCTCGCGCGACCAGATGGAGCAATTGCTGCAAATCATCGTCGAGATCGGCTCGGATCTCGACCTGGACGCGACGCTGCGCCGAATCGTCCTGTCGGCGCGGAACTTAACGGCCGCTCCGTATGCCGCGCTAGCGATTCGCGATTCCGAGGGGGCGCTCATCTCGTTCCTCCACGATGGGATCGATCCGGATCTGGCCCGAAAGATCGGCAACTTGCCCGTCGGCAAGGGGATCCTGAGCCTGTCAATGCTGGACACTCCGGCGTTGCGTCTCGACGATCTCAGCACGCACCCGGCCGCGGTCGGATTTCCCGAGCATCACCCGTCGATGCGGGCCTTCCTCGCGGTACCGATCACCATTCGGGGAGCGGTGTTCGGCAATCTGTATCTGACACACGACGATCCGGAACGAGTCTTCTCCGAGTCGGATGAGGTGGCCGCCCGTGCACTGGCGTTCGCGGCCGCGGTCGCGATCGACAACGCGCGGGTTTTCGAGCGTGAACGAACGTCGGTGAAGTGGATGGATGCCAGCCGGGAGATCACCACTGCCCTGCTGTCCAGTGTGGATTCGCGAACGACGCCGCTGCAGTTGATCGCCGAACGTGCTTGCGCCCTCACCGATGCCGAGCAAGCGATCGTGCTCGTCCCTGCTGACGCCGATCTGCCGACCGAGGAAACCGACACCCTGGTCGTGTCGACCGCGGTCGGGCTCAACGCCGCGGAGGTTGTCGGGCAACGAGTTCCGGTGGACGGCTCCACCAGCGGCAGCGTATTCCGTTCCGGCACACCGCTGATCACCGAAGTGATGAGTTATCCGATTCAGGCGTTCACCGACGTCGGTCAACGATCGGCGATTGTGATGCCGCTGCGGGCCCATGACGAAGTCGCCGGTGTCATCGCGGTAGCCCGCAACGCCGAGCACCCACCCTTCGACAGCAGTTATCTGGGCCTGGTCAGTGATTTCGCCACGCATGCCGCACTGGCCCTGATGCTGGCCGAGGGGCGTGAGCACTCCCGTCAGCTGAGCATCGTGGCCGAGCGCGAGCGCATCGCCCACGACCTGCACGACCACGTGATTCAACGACTGTTCGCCGCGGGCATGGATCTGCAGGGCACGGTGGCGCGGGTGCGTTCAGCGGAGATCTCCGAGCGGCTCAATCGCACGCTTGATGACCTGCAAACCATCATCGAGGAAATCCGCACCACGATCTTCCAGCTCAAGTCTCCGCTGGGCGGCGACGGCGGTTTTCGCAATCGAATCCAACGCGTGGTCGCAGACCTGACCGGCACGCGGGACATCGTCACCACGGTGCGGATGCACGGCCCGATGGCGGCGGTGGGCGGTGAACTCGCCGAGCATGCCGAGGCGGTCACCGCCGAAGCGGTGAGCAACGCGGTCCGGCATTCCGGGGCAACCCGGTTAACTGTCGAGGTCAGTGTTGCCGACATGCTGACCGTCGAGGTCGTCGACAACGGCTGCGGCATCCCCGCCGACAATCCGCGCCGCAGTGGGTTGGCGAACCTGTCCTACCGCGCCGACCAGGTCGGCGGATCCTGCGCGGTCACCACTTCGCCGGGTGGTGGCACCAGTGTCCGCTGGACCGCTCCACTGGCCGATCACTAA
- a CDS encoding Acg family FMN-binding oxidoreductase, whose amino-acid sequence MPTTPGSEVLKEAVRLACRAPSVHNSQPWRWVAEGGALRLFLDRRRLVPGTDPSGRQAIISCGCVLHHLRVAMLAAGWDSVVERFPDPANTDHLASVDFRPGEHITGAQDDRAEAILVRRTDRLPLAEPTFWSLFEPVLRAALDDDTVTLDVLPDDARPQLAAASELSASLRRDDASYYEELAWWTSRFVLTEGMPPSALVSDEERPRVDVGRDFPGRSHQQRRPEVDVDWSKVLVLSTPEDTPSDALRCGEALSAVLLECTMAGLATCPLTHLIEVDDSREIIRDLIGGVGQPQVVVRVGVAPPMEAVPPPTPRHPLDDVLQVG is encoded by the coding sequence ATGCCCACGACGCCGGGCAGCGAGGTTTTGAAGGAAGCGGTTCGGCTGGCGTGCCGGGCCCCCTCCGTACACAACAGCCAACCTTGGCGCTGGGTGGCCGAGGGCGGGGCGCTGCGATTGTTCCTGGATCGACGGCGGTTGGTCCCGGGCACCGATCCGTCGGGCCGGCAAGCGATCATCAGCTGCGGCTGCGTGCTACATCATCTCCGGGTCGCCATGCTGGCCGCGGGCTGGGACTCCGTCGTCGAGCGGTTCCCGGACCCGGCCAACACCGACCATTTGGCCTCGGTCGACTTCCGCCCCGGCGAGCACATCACCGGGGCGCAAGACGACCGCGCCGAGGCGATCCTGGTGCGCCGGACCGACCGGCTTCCGCTGGCGGAGCCGACGTTTTGGAGTCTTTTCGAGCCCGTACTGCGCGCCGCGCTCGACGACGACACGGTGACGCTCGATGTCCTTCCCGACGATGCGCGACCACAGCTGGCTGCCGCCTCTGAGCTCAGCGCCAGCCTGCGCCGCGACGATGCGTCGTATTACGAGGAACTCGCTTGGTGGACTTCACGATTCGTGTTGACCGAAGGTATGCCGCCCAGCGCGCTGGTTTCCGATGAGGAACGCCCGCGCGTCGATGTGGGGCGGGACTTCCCCGGCCGGAGTCATCAGCAGCGGCGTCCGGAGGTCGACGTCGACTGGTCGAAAGTCCTGGTGCTGTCGACGCCGGAGGACACCCCGTCGGACGCGCTCAGATGTGGTGAGGCGTTGTCCGCCGTGCTGCTGGAGTGCACCATGGCCGGCCTGGCCACCTGCCCGCTCACGCATCTGATCGAGGTGGACGACAGCCGCGAGATCATCCGCGACCTGATCGGCGGGGTCGGCCAACCGCAAGTGGTGGTGCGCGTCGGCGTGGCGCCGCCGATGGAAGCCGTTCCGCCGCCGACGCCGCGGCACCCGCTAGACGATGTGCTGCAGGTCGGCTAG
- a CDS encoding zinc-dependent alcohol dehydrogenase family protein, producing MRIPDRQRAVVMPGPGEAVQVVERPVGAPGPGQVLVKVNASSLNFHDNVNLMGMLPGPWPRVPMTDGAGEVVALGPEVDELRVGDRVMGAFHPGWRDGPPTPEAKRELPGDTCDGWLQQYRVADVTGLVGSPEHLSDVEAATIPCAGVTAWSALAEADIGEGDVVVTQGTGGVSLFAVQLARARGAAVILTSSSDDKLRAGSALGATHLVNYRTTPDWATEVKRLTGGRGAKLVVDLGGPATLPHSLHAAAMGGTIAVIGVLSGFDMAPIAVAELMLNNLRVIGITVGSVCAHRELCDVITRAGITPHISHVFDWEQLDEALRVMRAGAHVGKIALTIR from the coding sequence ATGCGCATTCCGGATCGCCAGCGGGCCGTCGTCATGCCCGGGCCGGGCGAGGCCGTCCAGGTCGTCGAGAGGCCGGTAGGCGCACCGGGACCCGGCCAGGTGTTGGTCAAGGTCAACGCCTCGAGCCTCAATTTCCACGACAACGTCAACCTGATGGGTATGCTGCCCGGACCGTGGCCGCGGGTACCCATGACCGACGGCGCCGGGGAAGTAGTGGCACTCGGGCCGGAAGTCGACGAGCTTCGCGTCGGCGATCGCGTCATGGGGGCCTTCCACCCGGGCTGGCGCGATGGACCGCCCACCCCGGAGGCAAAGCGCGAGCTGCCCGGCGACACCTGCGATGGATGGCTGCAGCAGTACCGCGTCGCCGATGTCACCGGCCTGGTCGGCAGCCCCGAGCACCTCAGCGACGTCGAAGCCGCGACGATTCCCTGCGCGGGCGTGACCGCCTGGAGTGCGTTGGCGGAGGCCGACATTGGGGAGGGTGACGTCGTGGTGACTCAGGGAACCGGCGGCGTGTCGCTGTTCGCCGTCCAGCTGGCCCGGGCCCGCGGCGCCGCGGTGATCCTGACATCGTCGTCCGACGACAAACTTCGCGCCGGATCAGCTTTGGGCGCAACGCATCTCGTCAATTACCGGACCACGCCGGATTGGGCGACGGAGGTGAAGCGACTGACCGGTGGGCGAGGCGCGAAATTGGTCGTCGATCTGGGCGGCCCCGCCACGCTGCCGCATTCGCTGCATGCGGCCGCGATGGGCGGCACGATCGCGGTGATCGGCGTGCTCAGCGGATTCGACATGGCGCCCATCGCGGTCGCCGAGCTGATGCTCAACAACCTGCGTGTCATCGGGATCACGGTCGGCAGTGTGTGCGCTCACCGCGAACTGTGCGACGTGATAACCCGCGCCGGTATCACACCGCACATCAGCCATGTCTTCGACTGGGAGCAGCTCGACGAGGCGCTGCGGGTGATGCGGGCCGGTGCACACGTCGGCAAGATTGCGCTGACAATCCGGTGA
- a CDS encoding Acg family FMN-binding oxidoreductase, whose amino-acid sequence MDASLPDTATIRTVLGLASRAPSVHNTQPWRWRVADTSLHLFSDAVRQLPNTDPDGRDLILSCGAALHHCVVGLAASGWRAKMARLPDPADPSHLATIQMLPYRADPLDIALAAAIPRRRTDRRHYSSWPVPVGDIALMAARAARNGVTLCQVEDIDRLHKIVSRSIWDHLNPDYLAELTEWSGRYASTAGVPARSAPAPDAHAKIPGRLFAGPALAMPPGASAGEDNAVVLALGTRTDDQLARLRAGEATSVVLLTATSMGLACCPVTEPLEIAETREEVRADIFGGGHYPQMLLRVGWAAVNADPLPATPRRNLEEFVEWNIEGHNAAS is encoded by the coding sequence ATGGACGCGAGCCTTCCCGATACCGCGACGATCCGAACAGTCCTGGGTTTGGCGTCCCGTGCCCCGTCGGTCCACAACACCCAACCGTGGCGCTGGCGCGTGGCCGACACCAGCCTGCATTTGTTTTCCGACGCCGTCCGGCAGCTACCGAACACCGACCCCGACGGCCGGGACCTCATCCTGAGTTGCGGTGCGGCACTGCATCATTGCGTCGTCGGCCTGGCGGCGAGCGGCTGGCGGGCCAAAATGGCCCGGCTGCCCGACCCGGCCGACCCCAGCCATCTGGCCACGATCCAGATGCTGCCGTACCGGGCCGATCCGCTCGACATCGCACTCGCCGCGGCGATACCGCGGCGGCGAACCGACCGACGCCATTACAGTTCCTGGCCGGTGCCGGTGGGGGATATCGCCTTGATGGCGGCCCGGGCGGCACGCAACGGCGTCACGCTGTGTCAGGTCGAAGACATCGACCGGCTGCACAAGATCGTGTCCCGGTCGATCTGGGATCACCTCAACCCTGACTACCTGGCCGAGCTCACCGAGTGGAGCGGGCGCTATGCGTCGACGGCCGGGGTGCCGGCCCGCAGCGCGCCGGCCCCGGACGCGCACGCCAAGATCCCGGGCCGCTTGTTCGCTGGGCCCGCGCTGGCGATGCCCCCGGGCGCCTCGGCTGGCGAGGACAACGCCGTGGTGCTCGCCCTGGGCACCCGCACCGACGACCAGCTGGCACGGCTACGCGCCGGCGAAGCCACCAGCGTCGTGCTGCTGACCGCGACGTCGATGGGCTTGGCGTGTTGCCCGGTGACCGAGCCGCTGGAGATTGCCGAGACCCGCGAGGAGGTGCGGGCGGACATCTTCGGCGGGGGTCACTATCCGCAGATGTTGCTGCGCGTGGGGTGGGCGGCGGTCAACGCGGACCCGCTGCCGGCTACGCCCCGACGCAACCTCGAGGAGTTCGTCGAATGGAACATCGAGGGGCACAACGCGGCTAGCTAG
- a CDS encoding cation:proton antiporter — MAGFGFDTLALLTAAGFAGPVLASVPHLRIPLIIGELVVGLLLGKTGFGVLDESNPTFQLFANIGFALVMFVVGTHVPVRDREVRSAVPRALLRAALCGVVAAALGVGLAWQFETGHAALYAVLMASSSAALALPVLDSLRVTGPPALSVSAQIAIADTACIVLLPLLIDLRRAPVSALGVLAIAAGALLFFVVLRAADRRGWRQRVHHYSEKRKFALELRTNLFVLFTLAALALRTHVSIMLAGFALGLVIAAVGEPRRLARQLFGITEGFFSPLFFIWLGASLRVRELGEHPKLILLGIGLGLGAVLAHSVGRLLGQPTTLAVLAAAQLGVPVAAATIGAEGHLLAPGEGSALMLGAVLTIASTSIAGGIAAALAARGAPGR; from the coding sequence ATGGCGGGCTTCGGTTTCGACACACTGGCGCTGCTGACCGCGGCGGGATTCGCCGGCCCGGTGCTGGCCTCGGTGCCGCATCTACGGATCCCGCTGATCATCGGAGAGCTGGTCGTCGGACTGCTGCTGGGCAAGACCGGCTTCGGGGTGCTCGACGAATCGAACCCGACCTTCCAGTTGTTCGCCAACATCGGCTTCGCGCTGGTGATGTTCGTGGTGGGCACTCACGTCCCGGTGCGCGACCGCGAGGTGCGCTCGGCGGTGCCCCGAGCACTGCTGCGGGCTGCGCTGTGCGGGGTGGTTGCGGCGGCACTGGGTGTCGGGTTGGCCTGGCAGTTCGAGACCGGCCACGCCGCGCTGTACGCGGTGTTGATGGCCTCCTCCTCGGCGGCCCTGGCGCTGCCTGTGCTCGATTCGCTGCGTGTGACGGGGCCGCCGGCGCTTTCCGTGTCGGCCCAGATCGCCATCGCCGACACTGCGTGTATTGTGTTGCTGCCGTTGCTGATCGACCTCCGCCGCGCACCGGTGTCCGCGCTCGGCGTGCTGGCGATCGCGGCCGGCGCGCTGCTTTTTTTCGTCGTGCTGCGCGCGGCCGATCGCCGCGGCTGGCGGCAACGCGTGCATCACTATTCCGAGAAGCGCAAGTTCGCGCTGGAGTTGCGGACCAACCTGTTCGTCCTGTTCACGTTGGCCGCGCTAGCGCTACGCACCCATGTCTCGATCATGCTGGCCGGCTTCGCGTTGGGTTTGGTGATCGCGGCGGTCGGGGAGCCGCGGCGGCTGGCCCGGCAGCTGTTCGGGATCACCGAAGGGTTTTTCAGCCCGCTGTTCTTCATCTGGCTGGGCGCGTCGCTGCGGGTGCGCGAGCTGGGCGAGCACCCGAAGTTGATCCTGCTGGGGATCGGGCTGGGATTGGGCGCTGTGCTGGCCCACAGCGTGGGACGGCTGCTCGGGCAGCCGACGACCCTGGCCGTGCTCGCGGCAGCACAACTCGGCGTGCCGGTGGCGGCGGCCACAATTGGAGCCGAGGGGCACCTGCTGGCCCCGGGCGAAGGGTCGGCGCTGATGCTCGGTGCTGTGCTGACCATCGCGTCCACCTCGATCGCCGGGGGGATCGCCGCAGCGTTGGCGGCACGCGGTGCGCCCGGGCGCTAG
- a CDS encoding universal stress protein, with protein sequence MTLPPRSVVVGIDGSKAAVGAAQWAIGEAETREVPLRLIYARGEVRRVDSATEAPADMADPHAAAESALRHAAAVIEAANRPVKVETEIAPGAPVEALLRASAWAAMVCVGAVGRRHFCAGRTGSIGAALAVSAHCPVAIIRDTPPRPPARDIVVELDGAPDNGLLLGAAMEEALLRRAPVRAVICRHTAAGHTADGDGDGRALAALDRRLARWQRQYPQLQVQSVAAPGTLIEYLACCGRQVQLAVVGSHDPAHLSELVGRVGNAALHGADCSLLIVNRRHL encoded by the coding sequence ATGACGCTTCCTCCGCGATCCGTTGTCGTGGGTATCGACGGCTCGAAAGCCGCAGTGGGCGCGGCACAGTGGGCCATCGGCGAGGCGGAAACGCGGGAGGTGCCGCTGCGCCTGATCTATGCGCGTGGGGAGGTGCGCAGGGTCGATTCGGCGACCGAGGCCCCGGCTGACATGGCGGACCCGCACGCCGCTGCCGAATCGGCCCTGCGCCACGCCGCCGCGGTCATCGAAGCGGCGAACCGCCCGGTGAAAGTCGAAACCGAGATCGCTCCCGGGGCGCCGGTGGAGGCGTTGCTTCGAGCCTCGGCATGGGCGGCCATGGTGTGCGTCGGCGCCGTGGGACGCCGGCACTTCTGCGCCGGACGCACGGGCTCGATCGGCGCGGCGCTGGCCGTATCGGCGCACTGCCCGGTGGCGATCATCCGTGACACCCCGCCGCGGCCGCCGGCCCGGGATATCGTCGTCGAGCTCGACGGCGCTCCCGACAACGGCCTGCTGCTGGGCGCCGCGATGGAAGAGGCGCTGCTACGTCGGGCTCCGGTTCGGGCCGTGATCTGCCGGCACACCGCGGCGGGTCACACCGCAGACGGCGACGGCGACGGCCGCGCGCTCGCGGCCCTGGATCGGCGCCTGGCCCGTTGGCAGCGGCAATACCCGCAGCTTCAGGTGCAGTCGGTCGCGGCACCCGGCACTTTGATCGAGTACCTGGCCTGTTGCGGGCGCCAGGTCCAGCTCGCCGTCGTCGGTTCCCACGACCCCGCGCATTTGAGCGAGCTGGTCGGCAGAGTCGGCAACGCTGCCCTGCATGGTGCCGACTGCTCGTTGCTTATCGTCAATCGACGGCATCTGTGA
- a CDS encoding acyl-CoA thioesterase, translating to MTSPHPFAHPFDVALQLETLDDNTRRGRTHPEWANMVGPFGGITTAVLLQAIQTHPDRLGDPLAVTVNFAGPIADGDFDISLRTARTNRSNQHWSAELSQHGQIKTTATAVFGGRRDTWGDTEARPPATPAPESIAAGGGPDMLVAWARLYEMRFVQGALSGLETEPTPTSPCTLWVRDRAQRPVDYPALAALCDVFYPRVFQRRGKVVPAGTISMTTYFHADAEQLAALGGDYVLATAHAHCFAHGHSDQSAQVWTRAGALLATTHQLVYYKS from the coding sequence ATGACGTCCCCGCATCCCTTCGCGCATCCCTTCGATGTGGCCCTTCAGCTCGAGACCCTCGACGACAACACCAGACGCGGACGGACTCACCCCGAGTGGGCCAACATGGTCGGCCCGTTCGGCGGCATCACCACCGCGGTACTGCTGCAGGCGATTCAGACCCACCCCGATCGGCTGGGTGACCCGCTGGCAGTAACCGTCAACTTCGCCGGGCCGATCGCCGACGGCGACTTCGACATCTCGCTTCGGACCGCCCGAACCAACCGCAGCAACCAGCACTGGAGCGCCGAACTGAGCCAGCACGGCCAGATCAAGACCACGGCGACCGCGGTATTCGGGGGCCGCCGCGACACCTGGGGTGACACCGAAGCACGGCCTCCCGCCACGCCCGCACCGGAGTCGATCGCGGCGGGCGGCGGCCCGGACATGCTCGTCGCCTGGGCACGCCTTTACGAGATGCGCTTCGTGCAGGGCGCGCTTTCCGGGCTAGAGACCGAGCCCACCCCGACGTCGCCATGCACCCTGTGGGTCCGCGACCGGGCCCAGCGCCCCGTGGACTATCCGGCGCTGGCCGCGCTGTGCGACGTCTTCTATCCACGGGTGTTTCAACGCCGCGGCAAAGTCGTGCCGGCCGGGACAATTTCGATGACGACCTACTTCCACGCCGATGCTGAACAGCTCGCCGCGCTGGGCGGCGACTACGTCCTGGCCACCGCGCACGCCCATTGCTTCGCCCACGGCCATTCCGATCAGAGCGCACAGGTGTGGACGCGTGCGGGTGCCTTGCTAGCCACCACGCATCAGCTCGTCTACTACAAGAGTTGA
- a CDS encoding SDR family oxidoreductase: MSRPDEIAGAVVYLLSDASSYTTGSLMTVDGGVSG, encoded by the coding sequence GTGAGCCGGCCCGACGAGATCGCCGGAGCCGTAGTCTATTTGCTCTCCGACGCCTCGAGCTACACCACCGGGTCATTGATGACCGTCGACGGCGGTGTCTCAGGATGA